From Streptomyces sp. GSL17-111, one genomic window encodes:
- the ettA gene encoding energy-dependent translational throttle protein EttA — translation MAEFIYTMRKARKAHGDKVILDDVTLNFLPGAKIGVVGPNGAGKSTVLKIMAGLEQPSNGDAFISPGYSVGILLQEPPLDESKTVLENVQDGVADTKGKLDRFNEIAEQMATEYTDELMEEMGKLQEQLDHANAWDLDAQLEQAMDALGCPPGDWPVTNLSGGEKRRVALCKLLLEAPDLLLLDEPTNHLDAESVQWLEQHLAKYPGTVVAITHDRYFLDNVAEWILELDRGRAYPYEGNYSKYLETKQARLKVEGQKDAKRSKRLKEELEWVRSNAKGRQAKSKARLARYEEMAAEAEKTRKLDFEEIQIPPGPRLGNVVVEVANLSKAFGDKVLIDDLSFTLPRNGIVGVIGPNGAGKTTLFKMIQGMEEPDSGAIKVGDTVKISYVDQSRANIDPKKTLWAVVSDELDYINVGQVEMPSRAYVSAFGFKGPDQQKPAGVLSGGERNRLNLALTLKQGGNLLLLDEPTNDLDVETLSSLENALLDFPGCAVVVSHDRWFLDRIATHILAYEGESKWFWFEGNFESYEKNKIERLGPEAARPHRATYKKLTRG, via the coding sequence TTGGCTGAGTTCATCTACACCATGCGCAAGGCGCGCAAGGCGCACGGCGACAAGGTGATCCTCGACGACGTCACCCTGAACTTCCTGCCCGGCGCGAAGATCGGTGTCGTGGGCCCCAACGGCGCCGGCAAGTCGACCGTGCTGAAGATCATGGCCGGTCTGGAGCAGCCCTCCAACGGCGACGCCTTCATCTCGCCGGGCTACAGCGTCGGCATCCTCCTGCAGGAACCGCCGCTGGACGAGTCCAAGACCGTCCTGGAGAACGTCCAGGACGGTGTCGCGGACACCAAGGGCAAGCTCGACCGGTTCAACGAGATCGCCGAGCAGATGGCGACCGAGTACACCGACGAGCTCATGGAGGAGATGGGCAAGCTCCAGGAGCAGCTCGACCACGCGAACGCCTGGGACCTCGACGCCCAGCTCGAGCAGGCGATGGACGCCCTCGGCTGCCCGCCCGGGGACTGGCCCGTCACCAACCTCTCCGGTGGTGAGAAGCGCCGCGTCGCACTGTGCAAGCTGCTCCTCGAAGCGCCCGACCTGCTGCTGCTGGACGAGCCCACCAACCACCTCGACGCCGAGTCGGTGCAGTGGCTGGAGCAGCACCTGGCCAAGTACCCGGGCACCGTCGTGGCCATCACCCACGACCGGTACTTCCTGGACAACGTCGCCGAGTGGATCCTGGAGCTCGACCGCGGCCGGGCCTACCCCTACGAGGGCAACTACTCCAAGTACCTGGAGACCAAGCAGGCGCGGCTGAAGGTCGAGGGGCAGAAGGACGCCAAGCGCTCCAAGCGCCTCAAGGAGGAGCTGGAGTGGGTCCGCTCCAACGCCAAGGGACGGCAGGCCAAGTCCAAGGCGAGGCTCGCCCGCTACGAGGAGATGGCCGCCGAGGCGGAGAAGACCCGCAAGCTGGACTTCGAGGAGATCCAGATTCCGCCGGGTCCGCGCCTGGGCAACGTCGTCGTCGAGGTGGCGAACCTCTCCAAGGCCTTCGGTGACAAGGTCCTCATCGACGACCTGTCCTTCACCCTGCCGCGCAACGGGATCGTCGGTGTCATCGGCCCCAACGGCGCGGGCAAGACGACCCTGTTCAAGATGATCCAGGGCATGGAGGAGCCGGACTCCGGCGCGATCAAGGTCGGCGACACCGTCAAGATCTCCTACGTCGACCAGTCGCGCGCGAACATCGACCCCAAGAAGACGCTGTGGGCCGTCGTCTCCGACGAGCTCGACTACATCAACGTCGGCCAGGTCGAGATGCCCTCGCGTGCCTACGTGAGCGCCTTCGGCTTCAAGGGCCCGGACCAGCAGAAGCCCGCGGGCGTGCTCTCCGGTGGTGAGCGCAACCGGCTCAACCTCGCGCTCACCCTCAAGCAGGGCGGCAACCTCCTCCTCCTCGACGAGCCGACCAACGACCTCGACGTGGAGACGCTCTCTTCCCTGGAGAACGCCCTGCTCGACTTCCCCGGCTGCGCCGTGGTCGTCTCCCACGACCGCTGGTTCCTCGACCGCATCGCGACGCACATCCTCGCCTACGAGGGTGAGAGCAAGTGGTTCTGGTTCGAGGGCAACTTCGAGTCGTACGAGAAGAACAAGATCGAGCGGCTCGGCCCGGAGGCGGCCCGTCCGCACCGCGCCACCTACAAGAAGCTGACCCGGGGCTGA
- a CDS encoding ABC transporter permease, with protein sequence MTAQDGPDTREVGRGTAHGDGPAPTASGRPTSLRTLSRAMALGLLRDRAAVFFMLLFPLMFLVLFGALVKDSGASESEIVQVGEVAVLDELPDERRAELRGVLEIEKTDGSEEALDEALEDVRKGDVDAVVFQRADEVELRFSAADSVRAGTVRSLVNSIVQQANQAATGQPPAHTLAAQQVEDESIKPIQYLTPGLLGWAVAMGAVFGPAFNLVSWRKKRILRRLWLAPVDASSVIGARVGVNVVLALTQLAIFLGVATLPYYGLRLTGDWWLSVPLVLAGTLAFMSLGLLAGAWAKTEEAANGLAQMIVLPMAFLSGAFFPLDGAPQWLRTVSEFLPLTYLNDSMMGVLSRGESWGDVLPVIGGLLLFGAVFTAISWRVFRWDDA encoded by the coding sequence ATGACGGCGCAGGACGGTCCGGACACCCGGGAGGTCGGCCGGGGCACGGCACACGGCGACGGGCCCGCGCCCACTGCCTCGGGCCGGCCCACCTCGCTGCGCACGCTCTCGCGGGCCATGGCCCTCGGCCTGCTGCGCGACCGGGCGGCCGTCTTCTTCATGCTCCTCTTCCCCCTGATGTTCCTCGTGCTCTTCGGGGCGCTGGTGAAGGACTCCGGCGCCTCCGAGTCGGAGATCGTGCAGGTCGGCGAGGTCGCCGTACTGGACGAGCTGCCCGACGAGCGGCGGGCCGAGCTGCGCGGGGTACTGGAGATCGAGAAGACCGACGGCTCCGAAGAGGCCCTGGACGAAGCGCTGGAGGACGTCCGCAAGGGCGACGTCGACGCGGTGGTGTTCCAGCGCGCCGACGAGGTGGAGCTGCGCTTCTCCGCCGCCGACTCCGTCCGGGCCGGTACCGTCCGCTCCCTGGTCAACTCCATCGTCCAGCAGGCCAACCAGGCGGCGACGGGCCAGCCACCCGCCCACACGCTCGCCGCGCAGCAGGTCGAGGACGAGTCGATCAAGCCGATCCAGTACCTCACGCCGGGCCTGCTGGGCTGGGCGGTGGCCATGGGGGCCGTCTTCGGGCCCGCGTTCAACCTGGTGTCGTGGCGCAAGAAGCGCATCCTGCGACGGCTGTGGCTGGCGCCGGTCGACGCCTCCTCGGTCATCGGCGCCCGCGTCGGCGTCAACGTCGTGCTGGCCCTGACCCAGTTGGCGATCTTCCTCGGCGTCGCGACGCTGCCCTACTACGGCCTTCGGCTGACGGGCGACTGGTGGTTGTCCGTCCCGCTCGTCCTCGCGGGGACCCTGGCGTTCATGTCCCTCGGTCTGCTGGCGGGTGCCTGGGCCAAGACGGAGGAGGCGGCCAACGGCCTGGCACAGATGATCGTGCTGCCGATGGCCTTCCTGTCCGGGGCGTTCTTCCCGCTGGACGGCGCGCCGCAGTGGCTCCGGACGGTCTCGGAGTTCCTGCCGCTCACCTATCTCAACGACTCCATGATGGGGGTGCTCTCGCGGGGGGAGAGCTGGGGCGACGTCCTGCCCGTGATCGGCGGCCTGCTGCTGTTCGGCGCCGTCTTCACGGCGATCTCCTGGCGGGTCTTCCGCTGGGACGACGCCTGA
- a CDS encoding acyl-CoA thioesterase, which produces MRHHYSCPLRWSDMDSFGHVNNVVFLRYLEEARVDFMFRLAREAAPDAFTSGAVVARHEIDYLRPLVHRHEPVEIETWLTKISTASITVGYEIKDTTTVYARAATVVVPYDLDLGRPRRLSAAERTFLEPYLDDTCHVPASPDAR; this is translated from the coding sequence GTGCGCCATCACTACAGCTGCCCCCTGCGCTGGTCGGACATGGACTCCTTCGGGCACGTCAACAACGTCGTGTTCCTGCGGTACCTGGAAGAGGCCCGCGTCGACTTCATGTTCCGGCTCGCGCGGGAGGCGGCACCCGACGCCTTCACCAGCGGCGCCGTGGTGGCCCGGCACGAGATCGACTACCTCCGGCCGCTGGTGCACCGGCACGAACCGGTGGAGATCGAGACCTGGCTGACGAAGATCAGCACCGCCTCGATCACGGTCGGCTACGAGATCAAGGACACGACGACGGTCTACGCACGCGCCGCCACCGTCGTCGTGCCCTACGACCTGGACCTCGGAAGGCCGCGCCGACTCAGTGCGGCGGAGCGGACCTTCCTGGAGCCCTACCTCGATGACACCTGCCATGTCCCCGCCTCGCCTGACGCTCGCTGA
- a CDS encoding globin, with protein sequence MMEIPRGTVQTQTFFEQVGGEETFRRLAKRFYEGVAGDELLRPMYPEEDLGPAEERLALFLMQYWGGPRTYSDHRGHPRLRMRHAPFRVDQAAHDAWLRHMRDAVDSLELPADLEKQLWDYLVYAANSMINTPG encoded by the coding sequence GTGATGGAGATTCCGCGAGGCACCGTGCAGACGCAGACGTTCTTCGAGCAGGTCGGCGGCGAGGAGACGTTCCGACGGCTGGCGAAGCGCTTCTACGAAGGCGTCGCCGGTGACGAACTCCTCCGTCCCATGTACCCCGAGGAGGACCTGGGCCCGGCCGAGGAGCGCCTCGCGCTGTTCCTCATGCAGTACTGGGGCGGACCCCGCACCTACAGCGACCACCGCGGCCACCCGCGGCTGCGCATGCGACACGCTCCGTTCCGCGTCGACCAGGCCGCCCACGACGCGTGGCTGCGGCACATGCGGGACGCCGTGGACTCCCTGGAGTTGCCCGCCGACCTGGAGAAGCAGCTCTGGGACTACCTGGTCTACGCCGCCAACTCCATGATCAACACGCCTGGCTGA
- a CDS encoding thioester domain-containing protein, which translates to MRATRGRAATRRATAALLTGLLAAAATLLGAGTAAAGESGVEGPQYEGATATLDGLKVRGEAVIRYDGAEIETGAGLFEMSVAGGGSLLTYGIDMYGSTQQDAQYAEVPWRSSSLGENPEAGRIRWIVEHSYPQVDDLAALAEAAGAKRLTPQSAAAGTQVAIWRYSERSASGERPDVRAVDPDAEKLADHLEREARTLREPAPSLHLERPATAGRPGELLGPVTVRTPARNVSVTPGPEAARHGVRVVDEEGEEITSAGDGTRLWFDVPEDAEDGGGALTVQATTSVPVGRTLAGTGTHAASQALVVAGSSDASVTATATAVWAAEGAAPAVLAGRDCAAGGVGVTVVNRGDTPFTFTLGEEDHAIPADSGETITVPVGEDQRYGLTVPGPGTFEQTFSGVLDCRTIAAAPEEEDEDGLTAHSEPVTVGGVGGDGDPNLAETGSSTAMPLLIGVAVGFLTLGGLAFLMVRRGKGGGADPDGAEATDGDGGGRGHTG; encoded by the coding sequence ATGAGAGCGACACGCGGACGGGCTGCCACCCGTCGCGCGACGGCCGCACTGCTCACGGGACTGCTGGCTGCGGCGGCGACGCTGCTGGGGGCCGGCACGGCGGCGGCGGGGGAATCCGGCGTCGAGGGCCCGCAGTACGAGGGTGCGACGGCCACGCTGGACGGTCTGAAGGTTCGCGGGGAAGCCGTCATCCGGTACGACGGCGCGGAGATCGAGACGGGGGCCGGTCTGTTCGAGATGTCCGTCGCCGGCGGGGGAAGCCTGCTGACCTACGGCATCGACATGTACGGCTCCACCCAGCAGGACGCCCAGTACGCGGAGGTCCCCTGGCGGTCCTCCTCGTTGGGGGAGAACCCGGAAGCGGGCCGCATCCGCTGGATCGTGGAGCACTCCTACCCGCAGGTGGACGACCTGGCGGCGCTGGCCGAGGCGGCGGGGGCGAAGCGGCTCACCCCGCAGAGCGCCGCCGCCGGTACCCAGGTGGCCATCTGGCGCTACTCGGAGCGCTCCGCCTCCGGCGAGCGCCCCGACGTGAGGGCGGTCGATCCGGACGCCGAGAAGCTGGCCGACCACCTGGAGCGGGAGGCGCGCACCCTGCGGGAGCCGGCGCCGTCGCTGCACCTGGAGCGGCCCGCCACGGCCGGCCGGCCCGGTGAGCTGCTCGGCCCGGTGACCGTGCGCACGCCCGCCCGGAACGTCAGCGTCACGCCCGGCCCGGAAGCGGCCCGGCACGGCGTGCGCGTCGTCGACGAGGAGGGGGAGGAGATCACCTCGGCCGGGGACGGCACGCGGCTGTGGTTCGACGTACCGGAGGACGCCGAGGACGGGGGCGGCGCCCTCACGGTCCAGGCGACGACCTCGGTGCCGGTGGGCCGCACGCTCGCCGGGACGGGCACGCACGCCGCGAGCCAGGCCCTCGTCGTGGCCGGCTCCAGTGACGCCTCGGTCACCGCCACGGCCACGGCGGTCTGGGCCGCCGAGGGCGCTGCCCCGGCCGTCCTCGCCGGCCGGGACTGCGCGGCGGGCGGCGTGGGCGTGACCGTCGTCAACCGGGGCGACACTCCGTTCACCTTCACGCTCGGCGAGGAGGACCACGCGATACCGGCGGACTCCGGCGAGACGATCACCGTGCCGGTGGGGGAGGACCAGCGGTACGGGCTCACCGTGCCCGGCCCCGGCACCTTCGAGCAGACGTTCTCCGGGGTGCTGGACTGCCGGACCATCGCCGCCGCGCCCGAGGAGGAGGACGAGGACGGGCTCACCGCCCACAGCGAGCCCGTCACCGTCGGCGGCGTCGGTGGTGACGGCGACCCGAACCTGGCGGAGACCGGCAGCAGCACCGCCATGCCGCTGCTGATCGGCGTGGCCGTCGGTTTCCTCACCCTCGGCGGCCTCGCCTTCCTCATGGTGCGGCGCGGCAAGGGTGGTGGCGCGGATCCGGACGGTGCCGAAGCCACCGACGGCGACGGCGGCGGGCGCGGCCACACGGGGTGA
- a CDS encoding ABC transporter ATP-binding protein produces the protein MTTDAAITVEGLRQRYGDVQAVDGVSFEVSYGEFYGILGPNGAGKTTTLEIVEGLRRPDEGRATLLGEPSWPRNKKLLARIGVQLQASSFFERLTAREQIHTFGELYGISRKRADAMLDRVGLTDKADVRQDKLSGGQEQRLSIACALVHDPELVFLDEPTTGLDPQARRNLWDLLRGIQAEGRTVVLTTHYMDEAETLCDRVAVMDHGRVLRVGPPAELIGELGVASLEDVFLQLTGREYRE, from the coding sequence ATGACCACTGACGCTGCGATCACAGTCGAAGGACTGCGCCAGCGGTACGGGGATGTTCAAGCGGTCGACGGGGTTTCCTTCGAGGTCTCCTACGGCGAGTTCTACGGCATTCTGGGACCGAACGGCGCGGGCAAGACGACCACACTCGAGATCGTCGAAGGGCTCCGCCGGCCCGACGAGGGGCGGGCGACCCTCCTCGGCGAGCCCTCCTGGCCGCGCAACAAGAAACTGCTCGCCCGGATCGGCGTCCAGCTCCAGGCGTCGTCCTTCTTCGAACGGCTCACCGCACGCGAGCAGATCCACACCTTCGGGGAGCTCTACGGCATCTCCCGCAAGCGGGCCGACGCCATGCTCGACCGCGTCGGGCTGACGGACAAGGCCGACGTGCGGCAGGACAAGCTCTCCGGCGGCCAGGAGCAGCGGCTGTCGATCGCCTGCGCGCTGGTGCACGATCCGGAGCTGGTCTTCCTCGACGAACCCACGACCGGGCTCGACCCGCAGGCCCGGCGCAACCTCTGGGACCTGCTGCGCGGCATCCAGGCCGAGGGGCGCACCGTGGTGCTCACCACGCACTACATGGACGAGGCCGAGACCCTGTGCGACCGCGTCGCCGTGATGGACCACGGCCGCGTCCTGCGCGTCGGGCCGCCCGCCGAGCTGATCGGTGAACTGGGCGTGGCCTCCCTGGAGGACGTCTTCCTCCAACTCACCGGACGGGAGTACCGCGAATGA